Proteins found in one Pectobacterium atrosepticum genomic segment:
- a CDS encoding DedA family protein — protein MEFIQFIIDFILHIDVHLAELVAQYGVWVYAILFLILFCETGLVVTPFLPGDSLLFVAGTLAALPSNDLNVHTMVFLMIIAAVTGDAVNYTIGRLFGEKLFSNPNSKIFRRSYLDKTHAFYARHGGKTIILARFVPIVRTFAPFVAGMGHMSYRHFAAYNVIGALLWVLSFTYAGYLFGDLPVVQENLKLLIVAIIFLSILPGIIEIARHRRAATRGNVK, from the coding sequence ATGGAATTTATACAGTTTATTATTGATTTTATTCTGCACATTGACGTTCATCTGGCGGAACTGGTGGCGCAATATGGCGTCTGGGTTTATGCCATTTTGTTCCTTATTTTGTTCTGTGAGACGGGACTGGTGGTGACGCCGTTTTTACCGGGAGATTCGCTGCTGTTTGTCGCAGGGACGCTGGCGGCGTTGCCGTCGAACGACCTGAATGTGCATACGATGGTGTTCCTGATGATTATTGCCGCGGTTACGGGCGATGCAGTGAACTACACGATTGGACGATTGTTCGGTGAGAAGCTGTTTAGCAACCCGAACTCAAAGATTTTCCGCCGCAGCTATCTGGATAAAACGCATGCGTTTTACGCACGTCACGGTGGCAAGACGATAATTCTGGCGCGCTTTGTCCCGATTGTGAGAACATTTGCACCGTTTGTCGCTGGGATGGGGCACATGAGCTATCGGCATTTTGCAGCCTATAATGTCATTGGTGCGTTGCTGTGGGTGCTGTCGTTCACCTATGCGGGCTACCTGTTTGGCGATTTGCCGGTGGTGCAGGAAAATCTGAAATTACTGATTGTCGCGATTATTTTTCTCTCTATCCTGCCGGGTATTATTGAAATTGCCCGTCACCGTAGAGCAGCCACGCGCGGCAATGTGAAATAA